Proteins encoded within one genomic window of Enterococcus haemoperoxidus ATCC BAA-382:
- a CDS encoding DUF1846 domain-containing protein yields the protein MKKLGFDPQKYIEEQSKYILERVDHYDKLYLEFGGKLIGDMHAKRVLPGFDADAKIKLLQKLKDQAEILICVYAGDIERNKIRGDYGITYDMDILRQIDELREYGLAVNSVVITRYSGQPSTKMFINKLERRDIKVYKHAAIEDYPSNLEKIVSEEGFGKNDYIPTTKPIVVVTAPGPGSGKLATCLNQLYHESRNGKTAGYSKFETFPVWNVPLKHPLNIAYEAATVDLKDVNMIDSFHFDKYQKVAVNYNRDVETFPVIKRIIEKITGAESVYQSPTDMGVNRVGFGIIDDDVVKEASKQEIIRRCFATECDFKKGLIDEETVNRIKLIMEEVELKKEDRKAVLPAREYSERLREQTQSNDTPAVIAFELTDGRIVTGRTSSLMDSCSSAILNSIKTLANISDEILLLSPVILETIQTMKRKDLHSKITALKANEILIALAISAVTNPTAQLAYDKLSELNGVQAHSTVMLSKNDEQTLRELGLDITSDAVYPSENLYYI from the coding sequence GTGAAAAAACTAGGTTTTGATCCACAAAAGTACATCGAAGAGCAGTCAAAATATATCCTTGAAAGGGTCGATCATTACGATAAATTATATTTAGAGTTTGGTGGGAAATTGATTGGGGATATGCATGCAAAACGTGTTTTGCCAGGTTTTGATGCGGATGCTAAAATTAAACTGTTACAAAAATTAAAAGACCAGGCTGAGATTTTGATTTGTGTTTATGCAGGGGATATCGAGCGTAATAAAATTCGTGGCGATTATGGGATTACCTATGATATGGATATTTTGCGCCAAATCGATGAATTAAGAGAGTATGGCTTAGCAGTCAACAGTGTGGTTATTACCCGCTACAGTGGACAACCTTCTACAAAAATGTTTATCAACAAATTGGAAAGAAGAGATATCAAAGTCTATAAACATGCGGCAATCGAGGACTATCCATCAAATCTTGAGAAAATCGTCAGTGAAGAAGGTTTTGGGAAAAATGACTATATTCCAACAACAAAACCAATCGTAGTCGTTACAGCACCTGGTCCTGGTAGTGGGAAATTAGCGACTTGTTTGAACCAACTGTATCATGAAAGCCGTAACGGTAAGACTGCTGGTTATTCAAAATTTGAAACCTTCCCAGTTTGGAATGTTCCGTTGAAACATCCTTTAAACATTGCTTATGAAGCTGCAACGGTGGATCTAAAAGATGTGAATATGATCGATTCATTCCATTTTGATAAATACCAAAAAGTTGCTGTTAATTACAATCGTGATGTTGAGACCTTCCCTGTGATCAAACGAATCATTGAAAAAATTACCGGCGCAGAATCTGTCTATCAATCACCAACGGATATGGGTGTGAACCGTGTTGGTTTTGGGATCATCGATGATGATGTAGTGAAAGAAGCCTCTAAACAAGAAATCATCCGTCGCTGTTTTGCCACAGAATGTGACTTTAAAAAAGGCTTGATCGATGAAGAAACAGTCAATCGCATTAAGTTGATCATGGAAGAAGTCGAGCTGAAAAAAGAAGACCGAAAAGCGGTGCTTCCTGCTAGAGAGTATTCAGAACGATTAAGAGAACAAACCCAAAGTAATGACACACCTGCCGTTATTGCGTTTGAGTTAACAGATGGCAGAATTGTAACAGGAAGAACCAGCAGCTTAATGGATTCATGTTCATCTGCTATTCTAAATTCAATCAAAACATTAGCCAATATTTCAGATGAAATTTTATTATTATCTCCAGTGATTCTAGAAACGATTCAAACGATGAAAAGAAAAGATCTTCACAGTAAAATTACGGCTTTAAAAGCCAATGAAATTTTGATTGCTTTAGCGATCAGTGCCGTTACGAACCCAACAGCACAATTAGCTTACGATAAATTGTCTGAATTGAATGGTGTACAAGCACATTCTACTGTGATGTTAAGTAAGAATGATGAGCAAACGTTAAGAGAGTTAGGATTGGATATTACCAGTGATGCGGTTTATCCGTCTGAGAATTTGTATTATATTTAG
- a CDS encoding RidA family protein — MSNNNAVLARNTKNAPQNPLASQTVAFSHYNNFSAQLPIDPVTGQLVAGGINKQAEQCFENIKAIAKSIDHVMNDIVRITIFVKHSKDVDAVDEVYTSFFTSYQPSRTVVVVEDLPLGALVQIEALVSNGEGTIPHAPQAGDLIKLTNNTSNAPTSSLSTQTVSFSHYNNLSAQLPIDPKTGRVVAGCIKKQTGQCLKNIKAILESIDVPLDDIVKITIFLKDLSKMDAVNKVYTTFFPDSAIARTVAYVPARTVVAVKDLPMGAAVQIEAVVSHGDGTPPQAIEDRHGLIIEANNTELAPKCPFSTQTVAFSHYNNISAQLPIDSKTNEMVTGGIKEQTGQCLENIKAIIESVEHVMTDVVKVNIFVKNIEDMDAVDEVYARFFPDGVPARRVVGVSELPKGALVQIDAIVGNAEGTPPIV, encoded by the coding sequence ATGAGCAATAACAACGCAGTACTAGCAAGAAATACAAAAAATGCACCACAGAATCCACTAGCATCACAAACAGTTGCTTTTTCTCACTACAATAACTTTTCAGCCCAATTACCGATCGATCCCGTAACTGGTCAATTGGTAGCAGGAGGTATTAACAAACAAGCTGAACAGTGCTTTGAGAATATCAAAGCAATTGCAAAAAGTATCGATCATGTGATGAATGACATTGTTCGAATCACTATTTTTGTTAAGCATAGTAAAGATGTCGATGCAGTAGATGAGGTGTACACATCATTTTTCACGAGTTACCAGCCTTCAAGAACGGTAGTTGTGGTAGAGGATTTACCACTGGGCGCTTTAGTACAAATTGAAGCTCTTGTTTCGAATGGTGAAGGGACCATTCCGCATGCTCCTCAAGCAGGTGATTTGATCAAACTGACAAACAATACATCAAATGCGCCAACCAGTTCATTATCGACGCAAACGGTCTCGTTTTCACATTACAATAATTTATCAGCCCAATTACCGATTGACCCTAAAACAGGGAGAGTAGTAGCTGGTTGTATTAAAAAACAGACAGGTCAATGTCTAAAAAATATCAAAGCAATTTTAGAAAGTATCGATGTTCCGCTCGATGATATCGTTAAAATTACGATCTTCCTAAAAGATTTGTCGAAGATGGATGCTGTAAACAAAGTGTATACAACCTTTTTCCCGGATTCAGCAATTGCCCGAACAGTTGCGTATGTTCCAGCGCGAACAGTGGTTGCAGTAAAAGATCTACCAATGGGCGCTGCAGTTCAAATTGAAGCAGTCGTTTCACATGGAGATGGTACGCCGCCCCAAGCGATTGAAGATAGACATGGTCTGATCATCGAAGCGAATAATACCGAACTTGCACCGAAATGTCCATTCTCAACACAAACAGTTGCTTTTTCACATTATAATAATATTTCAGCCCAATTACCGATCGATTCAAAAACGAATGAGATGGTTACTGGTGGAATAAAAGAGCAGACAGGTCAGTGTTTAGAGAATATCAAGGCGATCATTGAAAGTGTTGAACATGTAATGACTGATGTGGTCAAAGTGAATATCTTTGTTAAGAATATAGAAGATATGGATGCTGTAGATGAAGTTTATGCAAGATTTTTCCCAGATGGTGTGCCTGCCAGAAGAGTGGTTGGTGTATCGGAATTACCTAAAGGTGCGTTGGTCCAGATTGATGCAATTGTTGGCAATGCGGAAGGAACACCGCCGATTGTATAA
- a CDS encoding winged helix-turn-helix transcriptional regulator: MIKKEEMPLCDVATTVQLIGSKWKTLIIRDLITGPKRNSELKRSLKGISQKVLTDSLNSMILDGIVERIDFQKVPPHVEYQLTPLGESLLPVIESMRQWGQFYKQQLG, from the coding sequence ATGATAAAAAAAGAAGAAATGCCGCTTTGCGATGTAGCAACGACAGTTCAATTGATTGGAAGTAAGTGGAAAACGTTGATCATTCGAGATCTAATAACAGGTCCAAAAAGAAATTCCGAATTAAAGCGATCGTTAAAAGGAATTTCTCAAAAGGTCTTAACTGATAGTCTTAACTCAATGATTCTAGATGGCATTGTAGAAAGAATCGATTTCCAAAAAGTGCCACCTCATGTTGAGTATCAATTAACCCCTTTAGGAGAAAGCTTATTGCCTGTCATTGAATCCATGAGACAGTGGGGACAATTTTATAAACAGCAGTTAGGATAG
- a CDS encoding collagen binding domain-containing protein: MLKKLSWCVVMFVGFLGLVGFSEQSLAAELNSGGFVDSIHFDKTELSDGELTSIRVNFSEKSDTKLKAGDTLTLTLPKELEGLADSDSVPREINLNGLGIVRVYKDKVIATFNEKVDQLDRVRGEFTFGVRVKNVAENTVKEIPANLGTSITVPNIVIKGHTGGGVEGEKPFFYKTGDLLGKSGQIRWFLNANLNKSELGNDIVLTDKSGGGQVLNKDSFMFTIDNYLGQSTLSLEEFENQRYGTVEFGADNAFVIRLYREKARLTSFSIMYTATITEAGKKQANFTNDCQIEYQLYYEKAINEVATHQVKNIFLDGNATGDENEQIKEPIEQEEIIEDESGQLEEITSFDPEQPKESQEEELNTAKEEQPEIHVSEQTEIIEDESGELGEIQPIKEEKAKESQEEELNTAKEEQPEIYVGEQTEIIEDESGELGEIQPIEEEKAKESQEEELNEAKEERPEIYVDEQVETIDDESTELEEIKPIEPETVKVTEVPSLEPAISGKEVDQDKPVKEDIKPNGHAEGEMIPVKEEKKQPKADKVLLKASKAQSKAQLPKAGSEDSYVGMVAGLAVIMSTFGAYVLNRKRTAK; encoded by the coding sequence ATGTTAAAGAAATTATCATGGTGTGTAGTAATGTTTGTAGGGTTTTTAGGATTAGTTGGTTTTAGTGAACAGTCATTGGCGGCAGAATTAAATAGTGGAGGATTTGTTGATTCGATTCATTTTGATAAAACAGAATTGTCAGATGGCGAACTTACCTCTATTCGGGTAAACTTCAGTGAAAAATCTGATACAAAGTTAAAAGCTGGAGATACATTGACTTTAACATTACCAAAAGAGCTAGAAGGTCTTGCAGATTCTGACAGCGTACCACGAGAAATTAATTTAAATGGATTAGGAATAGTCCGTGTTTATAAAGATAAAGTAATTGCTACATTTAACGAGAAAGTGGACCAGCTTGATCGTGTCCGAGGTGAATTTACATTTGGCGTGCGTGTAAAAAATGTTGCAGAAAATACAGTAAAAGAGATACCTGCAAACTTAGGTACATCAATCACTGTACCAAATATTGTGATTAAAGGACATACCGGCGGTGGTGTGGAAGGTGAGAAACCTTTCTTTTATAAAACAGGAGACCTATTAGGGAAATCAGGTCAAATCCGTTGGTTTTTAAATGCAAATTTGAATAAAAGTGAATTAGGTAATGACATCGTGCTGACAGATAAATCAGGTGGTGGCCAAGTATTAAATAAAGATAGTTTTATGTTTACTATCGATAACTATTTAGGTCAATCAACATTAAGTTTGGAAGAGTTTGAAAATCAGCGATATGGTACAGTTGAATTTGGAGCAGATAATGCTTTTGTGATTCGTCTTTATCGCGAAAAAGCGCGTTTGACTTCATTTTCAATCATGTACACAGCAACGATAACAGAAGCTGGGAAAAAACAAGCGAACTTTACCAACGATTGTCAAATCGAGTACCAACTTTATTATGAAAAAGCAATCAACGAAGTTGCAACTCATCAAGTGAAGAATATCTTTTTGGATGGAAATGCGACTGGCGATGAAAATGAACAAATCAAAGAACCGATCGAACAAGAAGAAATCATTGAAGATGAATCCGGTCAGTTAGAAGAAATCACATCGTTTGATCCAGAGCAACCGAAAGAAAGCCAAGAAGAAGAGCTAAATACAGCAAAAGAAGAGCAACCCGAAATCCATGTTAGTGAACAAACTGAAATCATCGAAGATGAATCAGGAGAATTAGGAGAAATCCAACCGATCAAGGAAGAAAAGGCAAAAGAAAGCCAAGAAGAAGAGCTAAATACAGCAAAAGAAGAGCAACCCGAAATCTATGTTGGTGAACAAACTGAAATCATCGAAGATGAATCAGGAGAATTAGGAGAGATCCAACCGATCGAGGAAGAAAAGGCGAAAGAAAGCCAAGAAGAAGAGCTAAATGAAGCCAAAGAAGAACGCCCAGAAATCTACGTTGATGAACAAGTCGAAACAATCGACGATGAATCAACTGAGTTAGAAGAAATCAAACCAATTGAACCAGAAACGGTGAAAGTAACAGAAGTACCATCATTAGAACCGGCGATTTCTGGTAAAGAGGTAGACCAAGACAAGCCTGTAAAAGAGGATATTAAACCAAATGGGCATGCAGAAGGTGAAATGATACCAGTCAAAGAAGAAAAGAAACAACCAAAAGCTGATAAAGTACTTTTGAAGGCTTCTAAAGCTCAATCAAAAGCACAATTACCTAAAGCCGGTAGCGAAGATAGCTATGTTGGTATGGTTGCTGGTTTGGCAGTGATTATGTCGACGTTTGGAGCATATGTATTGAATCGTAAAAGAACCGCTAAATAA
- a CDS encoding replication initiation protein produces the protein MNDYVKYKNELNTVSFGAFNANEFNLFFAILSKTKEIEHKQIYLTWDDLKRLANYKSTSTIRFLKDLKSMHQKLIDSEYVHLYTDDEQIGLESFAIFRDIKFLEKEKAIEAQFNPKFTCLLNQVNTNATCFSLEEFISLKKKYSKNLYRLLKQFEQKGNWEVQIETLFFLLGIPKNYQVGQIDQKILKPALEELNKYFDHLFVEKKYSKTQGNKVEGYVFKFDRAKQ, from the coding sequence ATGAACGATTATGTAAAATATAAAAATGAGTTGAATACAGTCTCATTTGGCGCTTTTAACGCTAACGAATTTAATCTGTTTTTCGCTATTTTAAGTAAAACAAAAGAAATAGAACATAAACAAATTTATCTAACTTGGGACGATCTAAAACGTTTAGCAAACTATAAATCAACCTCTACTATTCGTTTCTTGAAGGATTTAAAGAGCATGCATCAAAAGTTGATTGATTCTGAGTATGTCCATTTGTATACGGATGATGAACAAATTGGACTGGAAAGCTTTGCTATTTTTAGGGATATTAAATTTCTCGAAAAAGAAAAAGCAATTGAAGCGCAATTTAATCCAAAATTCACTTGTCTTTTGAATCAGGTGAATACGAATGCTACGTGTTTTTCATTAGAAGAATTTATTTCTTTAAAAAAGAAGTATTCTAAGAATTTATATCGTTTATTGAAGCAATTTGAGCAAAAAGGTAATTGGGAAGTACAGATTGAAACGCTGTTTTTTTTACTTGGAATTCCCAAAAATTATCAAGTAGGTCAGATCGATCAAAAGATTTTAAAGCCAGCACTTGAAGAGTTAAATAAGTATTTTGATCATTTGTTTGTTGAAAAAAAATATAGCAAAACGCAAGGAAATAAAGTAGAAGGATATGTTTTTAAATTTGATAGAGCGAAGCAGTAA
- a CDS encoding SDR family NAD(P)-dependent oxidoreductase, with the protein MSKSIIIVGAGPGVGYETAKKYGNEGYKVGLINILEPVLVELKDELEQEGITVYYEPADASNTEELNRAIDRLVQQLGSLTTYFYNVPGPLGKSYMPMLDAPESLFSLFLQLRVTSVLSSVQHVLPYLEESHGSVLISSGQSDRIAYPYTGIMGTAQAALKMLMTHLSQELKEKDIFVGYFPLDNPPVITDEKKEAKREDLPGSFELTKEMRITAKDVAEEIFKEDALRENFDVRIKKS; encoded by the coding sequence ATGAGTAAATCAATTATTATCGTAGGTGCAGGTCCAGGAGTTGGCTATGAAACGGCAAAAAAATATGGTAATGAAGGCTATAAAGTTGGTCTGATCAATATTTTAGAACCTGTTTTAGTCGAATTAAAAGATGAATTAGAGCAAGAAGGAATCACAGTCTATTACGAACCAGCAGACGCAAGTAATACAGAAGAGTTAAATAGAGCAATCGACCGATTAGTTCAACAACTTGGTAGTTTAACTACGTATTTCTATAATGTGCCAGGTCCATTAGGTAAGTCTTATATGCCGATGCTGGATGCACCAGAATCCTTATTCTCTTTATTTTTACAATTAAGAGTAACGTCTGTCCTAAGTTCTGTGCAGCATGTACTACCTTATTTGGAAGAAAGTCACGGTTCTGTTTTGATTTCTAGCGGTCAATCTGACCGTATTGCTTATCCATACACTGGTATCATGGGGACAGCTCAAGCAGCGTTGAAAATGTTGATGACCCATTTGAGTCAAGAACTAAAAGAAAAAGATATTTTTGTGGGCTACTTTCCATTAGACAATCCACCAGTTATCACAGATGAGAAAAAAGAGGCAAAACGGGAAGATTTACCTGGCAGCTTTGAATTAACGAAAGAAATGCGAATCACTGCTAAAGACGTAGCGGAAGAAATTTTTAAAGAAGATGCACTTAGAGAAAACTTTGATGTTCGGATCAAAAAATCTTAA
- a CDS encoding LLM class flavin-dependent oxidoreductase translates to MTMKKLALSVLNLVSVREGQSNQEAIEDMVDLARYTEHLGYKRYWIAEHHNINGTISSATSMLINHTLEHTTTIRVGSGGVMLPNHFPLVVAEQFGTLETIHPNRVDLGLGRAPGADPHTGNALRRALLNGVDTFQDDITELLRYFGPEEKQGEIKAYPAVGTNVPLYILGSSTSSAKLAAKLGLPYSFAGHFPNNNISAALATYRNEFQPSDYLDKPYIIMALNVIAAETDEEAQHELTTMQQMYLYAIRNQIQPLKSPVASMDGLWSPMEKQYVDSLFGLTLLGNKESLKPQLQLFQQHFQVDEIMAASYLYDFDKQKNSFRVLKEAVEAL, encoded by the coding sequence ATGACAATGAAAAAATTAGCTCTCTCCGTTTTAAATCTTGTTTCAGTCCGCGAAGGTCAATCAAATCAGGAAGCTATCGAAGATATGGTTGATTTAGCACGCTATACAGAACACTTAGGTTATAAACGATATTGGATTGCAGAACATCATAATATCAATGGTACAATCAGTTCAGCAACCTCAATGCTGATCAATCACACGTTAGAACATACAACAACAATTCGCGTCGGCTCTGGCGGTGTGATGCTGCCAAATCACTTCCCGTTAGTCGTAGCAGAACAATTCGGTACATTAGAAACGATCCACCCAAACCGTGTAGATCTAGGTTTAGGACGTGCCCCTGGCGCTGACCCACATACAGGGAACGCTTTACGAAGAGCACTTTTGAATGGTGTCGATACTTTTCAAGATGACATTACTGAATTATTACGTTATTTCGGCCCAGAAGAAAAACAAGGAGAAATAAAAGCTTATCCAGCTGTTGGTACCAATGTTCCTCTCTACATTTTAGGTTCATCTACTAGCTCAGCAAAATTAGCAGCAAAACTAGGTTTACCCTATTCATTTGCCGGACATTTCCCAAATAATAACATAAGTGCTGCACTTGCTACATATAGGAATGAATTCCAACCATCTGATTATCTCGATAAACCTTACATTATAATGGCTCTAAATGTCATTGCAGCTGAAACAGATGAAGAGGCGCAACATGAATTAACAACAATGCAACAGATGTATCTTTACGCCATTAGAAATCAAATCCAACCTTTAAAATCTCCAGTAGCTTCTATGGATGGTTTATGGAGTCCGATGGAAAAACAATATGTAGATTCACTATTCGGTTTGACTTTACTTGGAAATAAAGAATCCTTAAAACCACAATTACAACTCTTTCAACAACACTTCCAAGTAGACGAAATCATGGCTGCTAGTTATCTATATGATTTTGATAAACAAAAAAATTCGTTTAGGGTGTTGAAAGAAGCAGTAGAGGCGTTATAG
- a CDS encoding linear amide C-N hydrolase — protein sequence MCTSITMTTKDQHVLLARTMDFAVVLEAEPTFIPRNKFAFVNDENDDRKNDYAFVGMARQVDDGHFVFADGLNEKGLSCAALYFSGYAGYNSQDTSKKYTLAPHDVAPFVLSTCSTIEEVTRTMENAQVENTALDFLGIVLPLHWVITDKTGKSIVIEYTEQTLHIHENTIGVMTNSPDYKWHTTNLRNYIGLQPEQKTEVHLKDMVMKPFGEGAGAFGLPGDFTPPSRFVRAAFLKACLQDVQTELDGVTSMFHVLANVDIPKGVVKTTQAYDYTQYTSVMVNSSLNYYYKTYNNQRIRCIQLENEDFDAISGKIWSSGDSEDILYRNCKK from the coding sequence ATGTGTACAAGTATTACAATGACAACGAAAGACCAACATGTTTTACTGGCAAGAACAATGGATTTTGCAGTTGTTCTGGAGGCCGAACCAACGTTTATTCCACGGAATAAATTTGCATTTGTTAATGACGAAAATGATGATCGTAAAAATGATTATGCCTTTGTAGGAATGGCGCGGCAAGTAGATGACGGACACTTTGTTTTTGCCGATGGCTTAAATGAAAAAGGACTTTCCTGCGCAGCCCTCTACTTTTCAGGTTATGCTGGCTATAATAGTCAAGATACTTCTAAAAAATATACTTTAGCACCGCATGATGTTGCCCCATTTGTACTTTCTACTTGTTCAACTATTGAAGAAGTAACACGTACAATGGAAAATGCGCAGGTTGAAAATACAGCGCTAGATTTCTTAGGAATCGTCCTACCGCTTCATTGGGTCATCACGGATAAAACTGGGAAAAGCATTGTCATTGAATATACAGAACAAACATTACACATTCATGAAAATACGATCGGTGTTATGACAAATAGCCCTGATTACAAGTGGCACACAACGAATTTAAGAAATTATATTGGGCTTCAACCTGAACAGAAAACAGAAGTTCATTTAAAGGATATGGTGATGAAACCTTTTGGTGAAGGTGCTGGTGCATTTGGTCTTCCAGGTGATTTTACTCCACCATCAAGATTTGTCAGAGCAGCCTTCTTGAAAGCTTGCTTACAAGATGTTCAAACGGAGTTAGACGGTGTTACGTCTATGTTTCATGTGCTTGCTAATGTCGATATCCCTAAAGGTGTTGTAAAAACAACGCAAGCTTATGATTATACTCAATATACTTCTGTTATGGTAAATAGTTCATTGAATTATTATTATAAGACATACAATAATCAGCGTATCCGATGTATCCAATTAGAAAATGAAGATTTTGATGCGATTTCTGGTAAAATCTGGTCTAGTGGTGATTCGGAAGATATATTGTATCGAAATTGTAAAAAATAA
- a CDS encoding helix-turn-helix domain-containing protein, with product MAKYSFEFKLKIVQEYLEGNGGALYLSKKYGVKSKTQVKDWINAYREFGEIGLLRKRKNQYYSVQFKMDAIELYQTSELSYREVANHLGINNPALMANWMKIFRSEGIDGLSKTKGRPKILSKMENFFGLLKQEIYHGREYHSFEELKHAIDRYIHYYNYEHMKEKLDWQSPVQFREAALRAA from the coding sequence ATGGCTAAATATAGCTTTGAATTCAAGCTGAAAATCGTTCAAGAGTATCTTGAAGGAAACGGAGGAGCACTCTATCTATCGAAGAAATATGGGGTGAAATCAAAAACACAAGTGAAGGATTGGATCAATGCTTATCGCGAATTCGGTGAAATAGGGCTCCTTCGAAAACGAAAAAATCAATATTATTCTGTTCAATTCAAGATGGATGCGATAGAGTTATATCAAACAAGTGAGCTGTCCTATCGCGAAGTAGCGAATCATTTAGGGATAAACAATCCCGCATTAATGGCCAACTGGATGAAAATTTTTCGTTCAGAAGGAATCGATGGGCTCTCAAAAACGAAAGGACGTCCCAAAATCTTGTCTAAGATGGAGAATTTCTTCGGTCTATTGAAACAAGAAATCTATCATGGAAGAGAATACCATAGCTTTGAGGAATTGAAGCACGCCATTGATCGTTACATCCATTATTATAACTATGAACATATGAAGGAAAAACTAGATTGGCAAAGTCCAGTGCAATTTAGAGAAGCAGCATTGAGAGCAGCTTAA
- a CDS encoding linear amide C-N hydrolase, whose product MYKCYNGIEGVVKTTQAYDYTQYTFVMVNSSLNYDYKTYNNQRIRCIQLGNEDFDAATGKIWSSGDSEDILYRNNKK is encoded by the coding sequence GTGTACAAGTGTTACAATGGCATCGAAGGTGTGGTAAAGACAACACAAGCCTATGATTATACGCAATATACTTTTGTTATGGTAAACAGCTCTTTGAATTATGATTATAAAACGTACAATAATCAACGCATTCGCTGCATCCAATTAGGCAATGAAGATTTCGACGCAGCAACTGGGAAAATCTGGTCTAGTGGAGATTCAGAAGATATTTTATATCGAAATAATAAAAAATAA
- a CDS encoding helix-turn-helix domain-containing protein: MNIGDKIKEQRLKKELTQEQLSELLNVSRSTVSSWEVGRNYPDLETIVAISDLFGISLDNLLREDTEMTKDLSKKIRWNSYYKRILLFIGVLVLIYTGFNGKLRMDEQRYLTNLTAHSWKQDDYKDSGSYTLQEDGILYATYIMEPGVNPIPLKEYQPGVIARKDNLVIKVKAGNKQYVVISEANDPKVTHEAIVEVDKAGNLSKSESSWSDEKKQSVNAYLKKYQKEYVDLLKNTVHKRQEIVD, encoded by the coding sequence ATGAACATTGGCGATAAAATCAAAGAGCAACGCTTAAAAAAAGAACTGACACAAGAACAGTTAAGTGAATTATTAAATGTTTCTCGTTCCACCGTTTCTAGCTGGGAAGTAGGCAGGAATTATCCGGATTTAGAAACAATTGTAGCAATCAGTGACTTGTTCGGTATCTCTCTTGATAACTTATTACGGGAGGATACGGAAATGACAAAAGATTTATCAAAAAAAATAAGATGGAACAGCTATTACAAGCGGATATTATTGTTTATAGGAGTTCTTGTGTTGATTTATACTGGTTTTAATGGCAAATTGAGAATGGATGAACAGCGCTATTTAACTAATCTTACTGCGCATTCTTGGAAGCAAGATGATTACAAAGATTCAGGGAGTTATACTCTGCAAGAAGATGGTATTCTGTATGCGACGTATATCATGGAACCCGGTGTCAATCCTATTCCATTAAAAGAATACCAGCCAGGAGTGATTGCGAGAAAAGACAATTTGGTGATTAAAGTCAAAGCTGGCAATAAACAATATGTCGTTATTTCAGAAGCGAATGATCCAAAAGTAACACATGAAGCGATAGTTGAAGTAGATAAGGCTGGGAATTTATCGAAAAGTGAATCAAGTTGGTCAGATGAGAAAAAGCAATCGGTGAACGCTTATTTGAAAAAATATCAAAAAGAGTACGTAGATCTACTGAAAAATACTGTCCATAAAAGACAAGAAATTGTTGATTAG
- a CDS encoding histidine phosphatase family protein, producing the protein MTKTLYLMRHGETLFNQQKKIQGWCDSPLTEKGIRQAQIAGGYFKDRDIIFDSAYSSTSERASDTLEQVTDKPYKRVKGLKEWNFGRFESESESLNPPLPYGNFFAGYGGEEECQFRERISETLLDIMKEAGATVLAVSHGASCRQFMRNWAHTSEVDQKDRLGNCCILKFAFEHDTFKLLEIINHDFSSLE; encoded by the coding sequence ATGACCAAAACATTATATCTGATGAGGCATGGGGAAACATTATTTAATCAACAGAAAAAAATCCAAGGCTGGTGTGATTCACCCCTTACAGAAAAAGGCATCAGACAAGCGCAAATCGCTGGAGGTTATTTCAAGGACCGCGACATTATTTTTGATAGCGCATACTCTTCTACCTCTGAACGAGCAAGTGATACCTTAGAGCAAGTAACGGATAAGCCATATAAAAGGGTAAAAGGATTGAAAGAATGGAATTTTGGCCGTTTTGAATCAGAGAGTGAGTCTCTGAATCCGCCATTACCATATGGCAACTTTTTTGCTGGATATGGTGGAGAAGAAGAATGTCAATTTAGAGAACGAATATCTGAAACCTTGCTGGACATCATGAAAGAAGCAGGAGCGACTGTTTTAGCTGTTTCACATGGGGCATCTTGTCGGCAATTTATGCGAAACTGGGCGCATACCAGTGAAGTCGATCAAAAAGATAGATTAGGAAATTGTTGTATTTTAAAATTTGCATTTGAGCATGATACATTTAAGTTACTAGAGATTATCAACCACGATTTTTCAAGTTTGGAATAA